One window from the genome of Fulvivirga lutea encodes:
- a CDS encoding DUF2207 domain-containing protein yields the protein MEIKELKKRPELDHDKKFVRSYTQFNQFLTALKSKEIPDEILAKINSGIEEVNTAETESKSLRKLIRKTQSNLMKTVVKELKMVPKNHYRNTWLAFGMTVFGIPLGVVFGTSMDNMGLMGIGLPIGMVIGMVLGASMDKKAFEEGRQLDVDIEL from the coding sequence ATGGAAATAAAAGAACTCAAAAAAAGGCCGGAACTTGATCACGATAAAAAGTTCGTTCGTTCTTATACACAATTCAATCAGTTTTTAACGGCTTTGAAGTCGAAGGAAATACCTGATGAAATTCTAGCTAAAATAAACAGCGGCATTGAAGAAGTTAATACTGCTGAAACAGAAAGTAAATCATTGCGGAAATTAATTCGGAAAACGCAATCGAATTTAATGAAGACTGTGGTAAAGGAATTAAAAATGGTGCCAAAAAATCACTATAGAAATACCTGGTTGGCTTTTGGGATGACGGTATTCGGCATTCCATTAGGAGTGGTTTTTGGAACCAGTATGGATAACATGGGATTAATGGGAATAGGATTACCGATTGGTATGGTGATTGGAATGGTTTTAGGCGCCAGCATGGATAAAAAAGCCTTCGAAGAGGGAAGACAACTCGATGTAGACATTGAGCTATAG
- a CDS encoding VOC family protein, with protein MAKSKAFYVDILGASIFREYGGDSLVLEFLGNWLLLVTFGGPTDDKPNTHFLPPDDKDKVSHAFTIRVKDCRKSYEVLKARGAEFITPPLDRGAETRCFFRDPDGHLFEISEYRG; from the coding sequence ATGGCTAAATCAAAGGCCTTTTATGTAGATATTTTGGGAGCGAGCATATTTAGAGAATATGGTGGCGACTCGTTGGTGCTGGAATTTCTTGGTAATTGGCTGTTATTGGTAACTTTCGGTGGACCGACTGACGATAAACCCAATACGCATTTTCTACCACCTGATGATAAAGACAAGGTAAGTCATGCCTTTACCATTCGGGTAAAAGATTGCCGAAAGTCTTACGAAGTTTTAAAGGCTAGGGGTGCTGAGTTTATTACGCCACCATTAGACCGTGGAGCAGAAACCCGTTGCTTCTTCCGCGATCCGGATGGTCATTTGTTTGAAATTAGCGAATATAGAGGATAA
- a CDS encoding AsmA family protein: MAFSKKKWIKLSLILLAIIATLGVTLIALAYSQQDRIVKEMVSRLNHDFEGQLEIKGSHISPFENFPYISIDLEDIKIYESKSDTSEVLLHVKDTYVGFDLWSILSGSFQAKKIKLADGYLKLVQHLDGSFNIVNAMSAEEDATTESSESTHLDLQAIELVNIDLLKLNEENNVLIEAFIEEAQSSFKTTKEAMDITLDSKFLFNLIIDSDTSFLHHKHVALKTTLNLNAEENLLKISPSEVLVENALFLMEGSVDVDDDMNLDLHFSGNKPNFDLFLAFAPEELSPVLSRYENGGKIYFDATIKGKSINDYSPQINVDFGCSDAFVNNTTVNKQVNDLYFEGHFTNGEKRDPSTMQLVIKDFTASPETGVFSGNVVINNFESPEFDIQLISEFDLNFLARFLNINNLEDVSGYVSLEMNFHDIIDLTQPEKSIERLNESYFTKLKVKDLNVQSSVYPLPVKNVNINAQMDGHKALIDQLDFEVGGSDVAIKASVSDLPAIIHHTNIPVEAILDIKSNLLDLEELTSTSSDTTKGFEEQIKDLSMRFTFKSSAKAFTESPNLPLGEFFVEKLHAQLTHYPHELHDFNADVFIDTANFRVIDFTGMIDQSDFHFNGKLENYDLWFEKEPVGNTKVDFNLRSDLLQLDDLFSYRGQNHVPEDYRHEEFSNLLIHGIASLEFDKKLLSTQIDVDKLEAKMKVHPMRFQEFKGSLYLDSTMLKVTNAGGKLGNSDFNVNFTHYNADSISRIPNEFHLESKRLDFDQLFAYTPPPATKEMTPQDHEAGFNIFEVPFSNMNFSLNIGDLTYHRYHLNEFNLEGRMQENHYIYIDTLGLNAAGGSIGLNGYFNGSNPDAIYFSPTIQVEDINLDKLLFKFENFGQDHLVSENLHGHISGSIKGKIHMHADMVPIIDDSDLHIEMNVLNGSINNYSAFEALSDYFSDKNLSNVRFDTLKNTLDLNHGTLTIPSMTINSTLGYFEVSGKQKTDLSMEYYVRIPVKVITKAGLSKIFGKKDQDNSDQVDEIQYQDKDKRTSYLNLKISGTPEDYKVSLGKDK, translated from the coding sequence ATGGCATTCAGCAAAAAGAAATGGATTAAACTCTCGCTAATTCTATTAGCCATTATTGCTACCCTTGGTGTGACTTTAATCGCCCTTGCATATTCCCAGCAAGACCGCATTGTGAAGGAAATGGTTTCCCGGCTTAACCACGACTTTGAAGGTCAACTAGAAATTAAAGGCAGCCACATCTCCCCTTTTGAGAATTTCCCTTATATATCCATCGATCTTGAAGACATTAAAATTTATGAAAGCAAATCAGACACGAGTGAGGTGCTGCTTCATGTAAAAGACACCTACGTTGGTTTTGATTTGTGGTCCATTTTAAGTGGCTCGTTTCAGGCTAAAAAAATTAAGTTGGCCGATGGCTATTTAAAGCTTGTGCAGCATCTGGATGGTTCTTTCAATATTGTAAATGCAATGTCGGCAGAGGAAGATGCTACTACCGAAAGTTCAGAGTCAACGCATCTAGATTTACAGGCCATCGAACTCGTAAACATTGACCTATTAAAGCTCAATGAAGAAAATAACGTATTAATTGAAGCTTTTATCGAAGAGGCGCAATCCAGCTTTAAAACCACCAAGGAAGCCATGGATATTACGCTAGACAGTAAATTTCTGTTTAACCTAATCATTGATAGCGATACCTCATTTTTACATCATAAGCACGTAGCGCTTAAAACAACATTAAATCTAAATGCAGAAGAAAATCTATTGAAAATCAGCCCCTCAGAGGTGCTGGTAGAGAACGCCTTATTTCTAATGGAAGGTTCAGTAGATGTAGATGATGACATGAATCTGGATTTACATTTTAGTGGCAATAAACCAAACTTCGATTTATTCCTCGCTTTTGCTCCTGAGGAGCTAAGTCCCGTTTTAAGTCGCTATGAAAATGGCGGTAAAATCTATTTTGATGCCACTATTAAAGGCAAATCTATCAATGATTATTCACCCCAGATTAATGTTGATTTTGGTTGTTCTGATGCCTTTGTTAATAACACTACAGTAAACAAGCAAGTGAATGACCTCTACTTTGAAGGCCATTTTACCAATGGTGAAAAGCGAGACCCAAGTACGATGCAGCTGGTTATTAAAGATTTTACAGCTAGCCCAGAAACAGGGGTGTTTAGCGGTAATGTCGTGATTAACAATTTTGAATCTCCGGAGTTCGACATTCAGCTTATATCTGAATTTGACTTAAACTTCCTGGCAAGGTTCTTAAACATCAACAACCTGGAAGATGTATCGGGTTATGTTTCACTCGAAATGAATTTTCATGATATCATAGACCTTACCCAGCCAGAAAAGAGTATTGAAAGACTCAATGAATCCTATTTCACCAAGCTAAAAGTGAAAGATCTTAATGTTCAAAGCTCCGTGTATCCATTACCCGTAAAAAATGTGAACATCAATGCGCAGATGGATGGCCATAAAGCACTTATCGATCAGCTAGACTTTGAAGTGGGTGGTTCTGATGTTGCCATTAAAGCCAGTGTTTCTGATCTGCCAGCCATTATCCACCACACAAATATTCCTGTAGAAGCTATTTTAGACATAAAGTCCAATCTTCTGGATTTGGAAGAGTTAACAAGCACCTCTTCAGACACTACGAAAGGTTTTGAAGAGCAGATTAAAGACCTATCGATGCGATTTACTTTTAAGAGTTCGGCCAAGGCTTTTACAGAATCACCTAATTTACCTTTAGGTGAGTTCTTTGTTGAAAAGCTGCACGCCCAGCTCACTCATTACCCACATGAACTGCATGACTTTAACGCTGATGTGTTCATCGATACCGCCAATTTTAGAGTGATTGACTTTACAGGTATGATTGACCAAAGCGATTTTCATTTCAATGGTAAATTAGAGAACTATGACCTGTGGTTTGAAAAAGAGCCTGTTGGCAATACCAAAGTAGATTTTAACCTGCGCTCTGATTTGCTTCAACTAGATGATTTATTCTCTTATCGTGGCCAAAATCATGTACCTGAAGATTACAGACATGAAGAGTTTAGCAACCTGCTTATTCATGGCATTGCATCTTTAGAGTTTGATAAGAAATTGTTAAGTACACAAATAGATGTAGACAAACTAGAAGCAAAGATGAAGGTGCACCCCATGCGCTTTCAGGAGTTTAAAGGGAGTTTATATTTGGATAGCACTATGCTTAAGGTTACGAATGCAGGTGGCAAATTGGGCAATTCAGACTTCAATGTAAACTTTACGCACTATAATGCAGATAGCATTTCCAGAATACCAAACGAATTTCACTTAGAAAGTAAGCGGTTAGATTTTGATCAACTATTTGCCTATACACCACCTCCGGCTACTAAAGAAATGACACCGCAAGATCATGAAGCAGGCTTTAACATATTTGAAGTACCGTTTTCGAATATGAACTTCTCTTTGAACATTGGCGACCTTACCTATCATCGTTATCACCTCAATGAATTCAACCTCGAAGGGCGTATGCAGGAAAACCACTACATTTATATTGATACCCTAGGTTTAAATGCTGCCGGAGGCTCGATAGGGCTAAATGGCTATTTTAATGGCTCTAATCCGGACGCTATATACTTCAGCCCTACTATTCAGGTGGAGGACATCAATCTGGATAAATTGCTTTTTAAGTTTGAAAACTTTGGGCAGGATCATTTAGTTTCCGAAAACCTGCATGGCCATATATCCGGAAGTATAAAGGGTAAAATTCACATGCATGCGGATATGGTACCCATTATTGATGACTCAGACTTGCACATAGAAATGAATGTGCTGAATGGCAGTATCAATAATTACTCAGCATTCGAGGCATTATCCGATTACTTTTCTGATAAGAACTTATCGAATGTGCGTTTTGATACGTTGAAAAACACATTAGACCTTAATCATGGCACGCTTACCATCCCCAGCATGACTATTAACTCCACACTGGGTTATTTTGAAGTATCTGGCAAGCAGAAGACAGATTTATCAATGGAGTATTATGTTCGTATTCCGGTGAAAGTGATTACCAAAGCGGGTTTGAGTAAAATATTCGGTAAGAAAGATCAGGATAATTCGGACCAGGTAGATGAAATTCAATACCAGGATAAGGACAAACGCACGAGCTATTTAAATCTAAAAATCAGCGGCACACCTGAAGACTATAAAGTATCGCTAGGCAAGGACAAATAA
- a CDS encoding FecR family protein — protein sequence MKLLTRLFVLLITISSCSNVTVETKDNYEVEELPDGSLVYLNHNSSLEYDQSFDKREVNIKGELYFSVVKGASPFVVKTELGEVKVLGTEFNVNTNEDELDVEVEEGTVELSTNNSKKKVKRGQSAKYKKGNNGIQLGKAKRDFNNWLNDLEIEFKKLGKEIKKGSKEIEKESKKAGKAIDKELKKLKLN from the coding sequence ATGAAATTACTTACGAGATTATTTGTTTTACTAATTACGATTAGTTCTTGTTCAAATGTTACCGTAGAAACCAAAGACAATTATGAAGTTGAAGAGCTACCGGATGGCTCTTTGGTTTATCTAAATCATAATAGCTCTCTGGAATATGATCAGAGCTTTGATAAACGGGAAGTCAACATCAAGGGCGAGTTATATTTTAGTGTTGTAAAAGGTGCCAGTCCGTTTGTTGTTAAAACGGAATTAGGGGAAGTAAAAGTACTTGGAACTGAATTTAACGTAAATACCAATGAAGATGAGCTTGATGTAGAAGTGGAAGAAGGCACGGTAGAATTGAGCACAAACAATAGTAAAAAGAAGGTTAAACGTGGTCAGAGCGCAAAGTATAAAAAAGGTAATAATGGTATTCAGCTTGGAAAAGCTAAGAGAGACTTTAACAATTGGTTAAACGATCTGGAAATAGAATTTAAAAAGTTAGGAAAGGAAATTAAGAAAGGCTCCAAAGAAATTGAAAAGGAATCAAAAAAAGCCGGTAAGGCAATTGATAAAGAGCTCAAGAAATTAAAATTGAATTAA
- a CDS encoding NUDIX hydrolase → MKLKELISNLESKLIGPLPGPDAHRLMMPGEINTSRFDKEKMAKARLSGVLILFYEKDGEAYLPLTQRHEYGGTHSGQISFPGGKWEKSDPDLIFTAKREANEEIGVRYEEVNVIGQLSDLFIPPSNFKVTPVVSFTESQPQFEIDTFEVKELIEVPVSHLIEETTVKQTAIKFANGYKLNTPYFDVEGRIVWGATAMMLSELKQLIKI, encoded by the coding sequence ATGAAGTTAAAAGAACTCATCAGTAATTTGGAATCCAAATTGATTGGTCCTTTACCAGGGCCCGATGCACACCGACTGATGATGCCTGGAGAAATTAACACTTCCAGATTCGATAAAGAGAAAATGGCGAAGGCTCGATTAAGTGGTGTGCTTATTCTCTTTTACGAAAAAGATGGCGAGGCATACTTACCACTCACGCAGCGTCATGAATATGGAGGCACTCATAGCGGTCAAATCAGTTTTCCTGGTGGTAAATGGGAAAAATCAGATCCTGATTTGATATTTACTGCGAAGCGTGAAGCGAATGAAGAAATTGGCGTGCGGTATGAGGAGGTAAATGTCATCGGCCAATTATCAGATTTATTTATTCCGCCAAGTAATTTTAAAGTAACGCCAGTGGTAAGCTTCACAGAAAGTCAGCCGCAATTCGAAATTGATACCTTCGAAGTAAAAGAACTCATTGAAGTACCTGTTAGTCATTTAATTGAAGAGACAACGGTGAAGCAAACGGCAATAAAGTTCGCCAATGGCTACAAACTCAACACACCTTATTTTGATGTAGAAGGCCGCATTGTTTGGGGAGCCACAGCCATGATGCTCAGTGAGTTGAAACAACTGATTAAAATTTAA
- a CDS encoding tetratricopeptide repeat protein translates to MKHFYIPFLLGLLFSCGNDPETQKQRFLIRGNEALQEQNYRDATRFYEEALKIDPCYTPAINNLGTVYFRQNQYVQASMQYDKALECEPENMDAVLNRANTFYELNDLYRALDDLEYAQKKMPDTSTVYFRLGLVHTKMRKFNKAIEDFNKALQLEPDNAETLINRGTVKYYLKDYDAAEEDLKAALKIDPLEANAYNALSLIEVERNDFDEALELVNKALGLEPGQPYFLNNRGFIHLEMNELEKAKEDINRSVTIDPENAWAYRNKGWYYFKTGNNEDAIKLLQRAAKLDPFVDKAYYFLGRVYENMNDTYNACENYKIAKERQEKVITVLDCV, encoded by the coding sequence ATGAAGCACTTTTATATTCCATTCCTTCTTGGCCTACTATTTTCGTGCGGTAATGATCCCGAAACGCAAAAGCAGCGTTTCTTAATTAGAGGCAATGAAGCTTTGCAAGAGCAGAATTATCGTGATGCCACGCGCTTTTATGAAGAGGCTCTGAAAATTGATCCATGCTATACTCCGGCAATTAATAATCTGGGTACTGTTTATTTTAGGCAGAATCAATATGTGCAGGCTTCTATGCAATATGATAAAGCGTTGGAATGTGAGCCTGAAAATATGGATGCCGTATTGAATCGGGCGAATACATTTTATGAACTGAATGATTTGTATCGCGCTTTGGACGATTTAGAATATGCGCAGAAAAAAATGCCTGATACTTCTACAGTTTACTTTAGACTAGGTCTTGTGCATACTAAAATGCGCAAGTTTAATAAAGCCATTGAAGATTTTAATAAGGCCCTACAATTGGAGCCTGATAATGCTGAAACGCTGATCAACAGAGGTACGGTTAAATATTACCTGAAGGATTATGACGCTGCAGAAGAAGACCTTAAAGCGGCATTAAAAATCGATCCGCTGGAAGCTAATGCCTACAATGCATTGTCGCTAATTGAAGTGGAAAGAAATGATTTTGATGAAGCGCTCGAATTGGTTAATAAAGCATTAGGATTGGAGCCTGGTCAGCCTTACTTTTTAAATAATCGGGGGTTTATTCATTTGGAGATGAACGAACTTGAGAAGGCTAAGGAAGACATTAACCGAAGCGTAACCATCGACCCTGAAAATGCCTGGGCTTATAGAAACAAAGGCTGGTATTACTTTAAAACGGGTAATAATGAAGATGCCATAAAACTATTGCAACGTGCTGCTAAGCTCGATCCTTTTGTGGATAAGGCCTACTACTTTTTAGGCAGGGTGTATGAAAATATGAATGACACCTATAACGCCTGCGAGAACTATAAAATCGCCAAAGAGAGACAGGAAAAAGTTATTACTGTGTTAGACTGCGTATGA
- a CDS encoding ABC1 kinase family protein gives MRKEQTSIPTSKVQRASKFISTGAKVGGNYIKHYSKRLFDKELTRDQLDADNAEDIYESLSQLKGSALKVAQMLSMDKNVLPTAYQQKFTMSQYSAPPLSYPLVVKTFKKYLDKSPEDIFDSFTKNAVNAASIGQVHQATLDGKKLAVKIQYPGVGDSISSDLRMVRPIAASMFKINTKELEEYIGEVESKLLEETDYQLELKRSMDITARCKNMDGVKFPQYYPELSSERILVMDWIDGMHLKEWMATNPSQEVRNEIGQRLWDFYHFQIHDLKQVHADPHPGNFLITKEGELGIIDFGCVKEIPLDFYNQYFQLMKSDVLNPDYNLEDLFIQLGFLSANDSQKERDFFSGLFKEMIELLGRPFRSKTFDFGDDDYFKKIFEVGERVSRMKEVRNSKTARGNRHGLYINRTYFGLYNLLNELKANIKTS, from the coding sequence ATGAGAAAAGAGCAAACGAGTATTCCAACTTCCAAGGTGCAGCGGGCATCTAAGTTTATTTCTACCGGGGCTAAAGTAGGTGGTAATTACATCAAACATTACAGTAAGCGCTTATTTGATAAAGAGCTCACACGTGATCAGTTAGATGCAGATAATGCCGAAGATATTTATGAGTCATTGAGTCAATTGAAGGGTAGTGCGCTTAAAGTGGCCCAAATGCTAAGCATGGATAAAAATGTGCTACCAACGGCTTATCAGCAGAAATTTACCATGTCGCAATACAGTGCGCCACCTTTATCATATCCGCTCGTGGTGAAAACCTTTAAAAAATATCTGGATAAGTCACCTGAAGATATTTTCGATTCTTTTACCAAGAATGCAGTCAATGCTGCTTCTATCGGACAGGTACATCAAGCCACCTTGGATGGTAAAAAGCTGGCTGTAAAAATTCAATATCCGGGTGTAGGAGATAGTATCAGTTCTGACCTTCGCATGGTGAGACCTATCGCTGCCAGCATGTTTAAAATCAATACAAAGGAGTTGGAAGAATACATTGGTGAGGTTGAATCTAAATTGTTAGAAGAAACTGATTATCAACTGGAGCTGAAGCGCAGTATGGATATTACAGCCAGGTGCAAGAATATGGATGGCGTAAAATTTCCGCAGTATTACCCTGAATTATCCAGCGAGCGAATTTTGGTGATGGACTGGATTGATGGGATGCATTTAAAAGAATGGATGGCAACCAATCCATCGCAGGAGGTAAGAAACGAGATTGGGCAGAGGCTATGGGATTTTTATCATTTTCAAATTCACGATCTCAAACAAGTGCACGCTGATCCGCACCCCGGAAACTTTTTGATAACTAAAGAAGGAGAGTTAGGCATTATTGACTTTGGTTGCGTAAAAGAAATTCCGCTGGATTTTTACAATCAATATTTTCAGTTAATGAAATCCGATGTATTGAATCCAGATTATAATTTAGAAGATCTATTTATTCAACTTGGGTTCTTATCGGCAAATGATTCTCAAAAAGAGCGAGACTTTTTCTCGGGGTTGTTTAAAGAGATGATTGAACTATTGGGCCGACCATTCAGATCAAAAACATTTGATTTTGGAGACGATGATTACTTTAAGAAAATTTTTGAAGTAGGGGAGAGAGTTTCGCGTATGAAGGAAGTTAGAAATTCGAAAACGGCAAGAGGCAATAGGCATGGTTTATATATCAATCGCACTTACTTTGGCTTGTATAATCTCCTGAATGAACTAAAAGCGAATATTAAAACTTCATAG
- a CDS encoding TetR/AcrR family transcriptional regulator, giving the protein MAKQATKKKTAPRVNTQQKIVKAYKDHLLRNGSKPASVYQFTADLGLDEIEFYKYFPSFEVIDNEIWSEMIIHTIQSIKSDKVFEEYGAREKMLSFYYTLIEVLKKDRSYVKMTFKRSNKPEFVPAQLKGFKAEFDMFCKEIISEGQDSEEIVRRPYISDRYHDGLWLQLVFIISFWLRDTSKDFERTDAAIEKSANLSFELMGRGPLDMIVDFGKFLYQNK; this is encoded by the coding sequence ATGGCAAAGCAGGCAACTAAAAAGAAAACAGCTCCGAGAGTAAATACTCAGCAAAAAATTGTAAAGGCCTATAAGGACCATTTACTTAGAAACGGTAGTAAACCAGCTTCGGTGTATCAGTTTACAGCTGATTTAGGTCTCGATGAAATCGAATTCTATAAATACTTCCCATCCTTTGAAGTAATTGACAATGAGATTTGGAGTGAGATGATCATTCATACCATTCAAAGCATAAAATCTGATAAAGTATTTGAAGAGTATGGGGCGAGAGAAAAAATGCTCTCTTTCTATTATACACTCATCGAGGTGTTGAAGAAAGACAGAAGCTACGTGAAGATGACATTCAAACGGTCTAATAAGCCAGAATTTGTACCTGCTCAATTAAAAGGATTCAAGGCAGAGTTTGATATGTTCTGCAAAGAGATAATTAGTGAAGGACAGGATAGCGAGGAAATTGTACGTAGACCATACATTTCTGATCGGTATCATGATGGACTGTGGCTTCAGTTAGTTTTTATTATTTCATTCTGGCTGAGAGATACCAGCAAAGACTTCGAGCGTACGGATGCGGCTATTGAAAAATCAGCGAACCTTTCTTTCGAATTGATGGGGCGTGGGCCACTGGATATGATTGTTGATTTCGGAAAGTTTCTGTACCAAAATAAATGA
- a CDS encoding SIMPL domain-containing protein: MKSKLLLIALILVTTVVQAQVESRVKKIEVNGKAEMEVIPDEIYLQIALKEYKSGLKKVDINTLEAGLVKAVKQLNLGENNLTVDNIYGYNWDWKKRKSDEFLATKSFKLKVNNLKMLNDLIEKLDADGVNSINIAEVSHSRIDEYRRELKIKALQAAKAKATALLASIDEEIGGALEIQEVGQYDAPMYARNTMMMEAKMDGGYQSDLEYKNITISSEIRAVFEIR; the protein is encoded by the coding sequence ATGAAAAGTAAATTATTATTGATCGCATTAATATTGGTAACCACAGTTGTGCAAGCACAGGTTGAATCCAGAGTGAAAAAAATTGAAGTAAATGGGAAGGCAGAGATGGAAGTAATTCCTGATGAAATTTATTTGCAGATCGCTCTCAAAGAATATAAAAGCGGGTTAAAGAAGGTGGATATCAATACATTAGAAGCCGGCCTGGTAAAAGCAGTAAAGCAGTTGAACCTGGGCGAAAATAACTTAACAGTTGATAATATCTACGGCTACAATTGGGATTGGAAAAAGCGTAAGTCTGATGAATTTCTTGCCACAAAAAGCTTCAAATTGAAAGTAAATAACCTAAAAATGCTGAATGATTTAATAGAGAAGTTAGATGCAGACGGTGTAAACAGTATTAACATAGCTGAAGTAAGCCATTCAAGGATTGATGAGTATCGCAGGGAATTAAAAATTAAGGCACTGCAGGCGGCCAAAGCCAAAGCGACTGCTTTACTTGCTTCAATTGACGAAGAAATTGGTGGAGCACTTGAAATTCAGGAGGTAGGCCAGTATGATGCACCCATGTACGCCCGAAATACTATGATGATGGAAGCTAAAATGGACGGTGGCTATCAATCTGATTTAGAATACAAAAACATTACGATCAGCTCAGAGATTAGAGCGGTTTTTGAGATTAGGTAA
- a CDS encoding cation diffusion facilitator family transporter, translating into MKEPEIPTHHQEAIIASKNSLMSNMVLAVIKGVAGFFGNSYALIADAIESTTDVFASLLVLLGIKYANKPADSNHPYGHGKIEPLITFLVVGFLITAALSIAYHSVLHIITPHKTPKPWTLIVLGLIIIWKELSFRYMMRKSVDTSSSALKAEAWHHRSDAITSVAAFIGISVAVIFGEGYETADDWAALFASGFIIYNSYLIFRPALGEIMDEHFYDDMIEEIREVSLKVEGVMDTEKCFIRKSGMKYHVDLHAIVDGTISVKAGHDIAHQLKDRLEKELPVIDSVLVHIEPFLENKKIT; encoded by the coding sequence ATGAAGGAGCCAGAAATACCTACACATCATCAGGAAGCGATTATAGCTTCAAAAAATAGCTTGATGAGCAATATGGTCTTGGCTGTAATAAAAGGCGTTGCTGGCTTTTTCGGAAATTCATATGCCCTTATTGCCGATGCCATTGAATCTACCACTGACGTTTTTGCCTCATTACTTGTTCTTCTTGGTATTAAATATGCTAATAAACCTGCTGATTCAAACCACCCATATGGGCATGGTAAAATTGAACCACTGATAACATTCCTTGTCGTTGGGTTTCTGATAACAGCAGCCTTAAGTATAGCTTATCACAGCGTACTGCACATTATAACACCTCATAAAACTCCGAAGCCTTGGACACTCATTGTGTTAGGGTTGATCATTATTTGGAAAGAACTCTCTTTCAGGTATATGATGCGCAAAAGTGTTGACACGAGCAGCTCCGCTTTAAAGGCCGAAGCCTGGCATCATCGCAGTGATGCAATCACCTCTGTGGCTGCGTTTATAGGTATTTCTGTAGCAGTTATTTTTGGCGAAGGTTATGAAACGGCCGATGATTGGGCAGCTCTTTTTGCTTCCGGTTTTATCATTTATAATAGTTATCTGATATTCAGACCTGCGCTTGGCGAAATAATGGATGAACACTTTTATGACGATATGATTGAGGAGATTCGTGAAGTTTCATTGAAAGTGGAAGGTGTGATGGATACTGAAAAATGTTTCATAAGAAAATCAGGGATGAAATACCATGTAGATTTACATGCCATTGTGGATGGCACCATATCTGTAAAAGCAGGTCATGATATTGCCCATCAGTTAAAGGATAGACTCGAAAAGGAATTACCTGTTATTGACAGTGTATTAGTCCATATCGAGCCTTTCCTTGAAAATAAGAAGATTACCTAA